Proteins encoded together in one Telopea speciosissima isolate NSW1024214 ecotype Mountain lineage chromosome 6, Tspe_v1, whole genome shotgun sequence window:
- the LOC122665593 gene encoding uncharacterized mitochondrial protein AtMg00810-like has protein sequence MSDCKAILTPMATIVKSSTIGGVPFSDVSHYRPIVGALQYVTLIRPDVAFCINRACQAMHSPIEEDWTLVKQILCYLKGTSSHGLFFEHSPNFTLQAFNDADWARSSSDRHSTGGYAIFLGPNLISWQSRKQKTISRSSTES, from the coding sequence ATGTCTGATTGTAAGGCCATTCTCACTCCTATGGCCACCATTGTTAAATCCTCCACCATAGGGGGTGTTCCATTCTCTGATGTGAGTCACTATCGCCCTATAGTTGGTGCCTTACAGTATGTTACACTCATAAGACCTGATGTTGCATTTTGTATTAATCGTGCTTGTCAAGCTATGCATTCTCCTATTGAAGAGGATTGGACTCTGGTCAAGCAAATCCTGTGCTACTTGAAGGGCACCAGTTCCCATGGCCTATTCTTTGAACATTCCCCCAACTTCACTCTCCAGGCGTTTaatgatgccgattgggctagGAGCAGCTCTGATCGCCATTCTACAGGTGGTTATGCAATCTTCTTAGGGCCGAACCTAATCTCCTGGCAATCTCGCAAGCAGAAGACCATTTCTCGCTCTTCCACTGAGTCCTAA